From a single Vespa crabro chromosome 22, iyVesCrab1.2, whole genome shotgun sequence genomic region:
- the LOC124431712 gene encoding uncharacterized protein LOC124431712 isoform X3: protein MCGMLASNFCSILVWTIYCFLQVHSKEFHIILSNNGPVVSGGTITIRADLYNPDGYRPSGTFRYTWTDDALIPHKSVTGLIKNTTVYWNLTYPQDKYSVGTYKVEVLVQKYLLFYWQNLTSGRTSFDVTPLLNGNITISQSNKTLNDKFVSTAHETQFGIDIRKGDYDFITEKATSISIYWFIDCRYYGQTNDLNFSYNFTNSNTSSIISALVIASYEPIESSTTTTVATVLPSNTTSNTSLINTNGSTVLSTTTISPTTVLHINTTIATSMTIMPAFNSTIINTGNISFPYICQNTTAIAPDPNKTYGYFTKEIFVRAPITNITIKGTDWIQPWDMLSLNATCNGSGPFYKCLEFHQGKYNVTGNETCEYIDHLPSCNFSIVRYFFEPTEYTILVIISNDVSKQIYPKTITVYKVTPKPQLSVIVVPVSCTLVAVVLIVFGVAYYIQSRSRFTVEVADFDFGQNNPEMEYKTFTERLRDSFNNAGYKPLKNSNTLQT, encoded by the exons ATGTGCGGAATGCTAGCTTCAAATTTTTGCAGCATTCTTGTTTGgactatttattgttttttacaag TTCATTCTAAGGAATTCCATATCATTTTGTCAAACAATGGACCCGTTGTGTCTGGTGGTACAATTACAATCAGAGCAGATTTGTATAATCCGGATGGTTACCGACCATCAGGCACTTTCAGATATACATGGACCGATGATGCTCTAATACCTCATAAAAGTGTA acagggttaataaaaaatacaacagTATATTGGAATTTGACCTATCCTCAAGATAAATATTCTGTAGGAACTTATAAAGTTGAAGTATTagttcaaaaatatttattgttttattggcAAAATTTAACCAGTGGTCGTACGAGTTTCGATGTAActc caCTTCTTAATggtaatataacaatatcacaatcaaataaaaCATTGAATGATAAATTTGTTTCAACTGCACATGAAACACAATTTGGTATTGATATACGTAAAGGAGATTATGATTTTATAACAGAAAAAGCAACATCTATATCAATTTATTGGTTCATTGATTGCCGATATTATGGACAAACtaatgatttaaatttttcttataattttacaaattctaATACATCCTCTATTATATCAGCATTGGTAATTGCATCGTATGAACCAATAGAATCATCCACTACAACCACAGTTGCTACTGTATTACCATCGAACACTACTTCAAATACTTCTTTAATAAATACCAATGGAAGTACTGTCCTATCAACCACTACTATATCGCCTACAActgtattacatataaatacaacgATAGCAACATCCATGACAATTATGCCTGCGTTTAATTCAACCATAATAAATActggaaatatttcatttccatATATTTGCCAAAATACAACTGCTATAGCTCCAGATCCAAATAAAACATATGGTTATTtcacaaaagaaatttttgttcGAG CACCTATAACAAATATCACAATCAAGGGTACGGATTGGATTCAGCCTTGGGACATGTTATCTCTTAATGCAACTTGTAATGGTTCAGGAccattttataaatgtttggAATTTCATCAAGGCAAATATAATGTAACTGGTAATGAAACATGCGAATATATAGATCATTTACCATCatgtaatttttctattgttcgttatttctttgaaCCTACCGAATATACAATTTTGGTTATAATAAGCAATGATGTCAGCAAACAAATTTATCCTAAAACCATAACTGTTTACAaag taACACCAAAGCCACAATTATCTGTTATCGTCGTTCCTGTTTCTTGTACCCTCGTAGCTGTTGTTTTAATAGTATTTGGCGTGGCATATTACATCCAAAGTAGATCAAGATTCACTGTTGAAGTTGCAGACTTTGACTTTGGCCAAAATAATCCTGAGATGGAGTATAAAACGTTTACAGAACGATTACGGGATTCATTTAACAATGCT ggATATAAACcacttaaaaattcaaatacttTACAAACATAA
- the LOC124431712 gene encoding uncharacterized protein LOC124431712 isoform X2 yields the protein MCGMLASNFCSILVWTIYCFLQVHSKEFHIILSNNGPVVSGGTITIRADLYNPDGYRPSGTFRYTWTDDALIPHKSVTGLIKNTTVYWNLTYPQDKYSVGTYKVEVLVQKYLLFYWQNLTSGRTSFDVTPLLNGNITISQSNKTLNDKFVSTAHETQFGIDIRKGDYDFITEKATSISIYWFIDCRYYGQTNDLNFSYNFTNSNTSSIISALVIASYEPIESSTTTTVATVLPSNTTSNTSLINTNGSTVLSTTTISPTTVLHINTTIATSMTIMPAFNSTIINTGNISFPYICQNTTAIAPDPNKTYGYFTKEIFVRAPITNITIKGTDWIQPWDMLSLNATCNGSGPFYKCLEFHQGKYNVTGNETCEYIDHLPSCNFSIVRYFFEPTEYTILVIISNDVSKQIYPKTITVYKVTPKPQLSVIVVPVSCTLVAVVLIVFGVAYYIQSRSRFTVEVADFDFGQNNPEMEYKTFTERLRDSFNNAVRPESKHISGYKPLKNSNTLQT from the exons ATGTGCGGAATGCTAGCTTCAAATTTTTGCAGCATTCTTGTTTGgactatttattgttttttacaag TTCATTCTAAGGAATTCCATATCATTTTGTCAAACAATGGACCCGTTGTGTCTGGTGGTACAATTACAATCAGAGCAGATTTGTATAATCCGGATGGTTACCGACCATCAGGCACTTTCAGATATACATGGACCGATGATGCTCTAATACCTCATAAAAGTGTA acagggttaataaaaaatacaacagTATATTGGAATTTGACCTATCCTCAAGATAAATATTCTGTAGGAACTTATAAAGTTGAAGTATTagttcaaaaatatttattgttttattggcAAAATTTAACCAGTGGTCGTACGAGTTTCGATGTAActc caCTTCTTAATggtaatataacaatatcacaatcaaataaaaCATTGAATGATAAATTTGTTTCAACTGCACATGAAACACAATTTGGTATTGATATACGTAAAGGAGATTATGATTTTATAACAGAAAAAGCAACATCTATATCAATTTATTGGTTCATTGATTGCCGATATTATGGACAAACtaatgatttaaatttttcttataattttacaaattctaATACATCCTCTATTATATCAGCATTGGTAATTGCATCGTATGAACCAATAGAATCATCCACTACAACCACAGTTGCTACTGTATTACCATCGAACACTACTTCAAATACTTCTTTAATAAATACCAATGGAAGTACTGTCCTATCAACCACTACTATATCGCCTACAActgtattacatataaatacaacgATAGCAACATCCATGACAATTATGCCTGCGTTTAATTCAACCATAATAAATActggaaatatttcatttccatATATTTGCCAAAATACAACTGCTATAGCTCCAGATCCAAATAAAACATATGGTTATTtcacaaaagaaatttttgttcGAG CACCTATAACAAATATCACAATCAAGGGTACGGATTGGATTCAGCCTTGGGACATGTTATCTCTTAATGCAACTTGTAATGGTTCAGGAccattttataaatgtttggAATTTCATCAAGGCAAATATAATGTAACTGGTAATGAAACATGCGAATATATAGATCATTTACCATCatgtaatttttctattgttcgttatttctttgaaCCTACCGAATATACAATTTTGGTTATAATAAGCAATGATGTCAGCAAACAAATTTATCCTAAAACCATAACTGTTTACAaag taACACCAAAGCCACAATTATCTGTTATCGTCGTTCCTGTTTCTTGTACCCTCGTAGCTGTTGTTTTAATAGTATTTGGCGTGGCATATTACATCCAAAGTAGATCAAGATTCACTGTTGAAGTTGCAGACTTTGACTTTGGCCAAAATAATCCTGAGATGGAGTATAAAACGTTTACAGAACGATTACGGGATTCATTTAACAATGCTGTAAGACCAGAAAGCAAACATATAAGT ggATATAAACcacttaaaaattcaaatacttTACAAACATAA
- the LOC124431712 gene encoding uncharacterized protein LOC124431712 isoform X1, protein MCGMLASNFCSILVWTIYCFLQVHSKEFHIILSNNGPVVSGGTITIRADLYNPDGYRPSGTFRYTWTDDALIPHKSVTGLIKNTTVYWNLTYPQDKYSVGTYKVEVLVQKYLLFYWQNLTSGRTSFDVTPLLNGNITISQSNKTLNDKFVSTAHETQFGIDIRKGDYDFITEKATSISIYWFIDCRYYGQTNDLNFSYNFTNSNTSSIISALVIASYEPIESSTTTTVATVLPSNTTSNTSLINTNGSTVLSTTTISPTTVLHINTTIATSMTIMPAFNSTIINTGNISFPYICQNTTAIAPDPNKTYGYFTKEIFVRAPITNITIKGTDWIQPWDMLSLNATCNGSGPFYKCLEFHQGKYNVTGNETCEYIDHLPSCNFSIVRYFFEPTEYTILVIISNDVSKQIYPKTITVYKVTPKPQLSVIVVPVSCTLVAVVLIVFGVAYYIQSRSRFTVEVADFDFGQNNPEMEYKTFTERLRDSFNNAVRPESKHISVRAPHYGSMNYRKI, encoded by the exons ATGTGCGGAATGCTAGCTTCAAATTTTTGCAGCATTCTTGTTTGgactatttattgttttttacaag TTCATTCTAAGGAATTCCATATCATTTTGTCAAACAATGGACCCGTTGTGTCTGGTGGTACAATTACAATCAGAGCAGATTTGTATAATCCGGATGGTTACCGACCATCAGGCACTTTCAGATATACATGGACCGATGATGCTCTAATACCTCATAAAAGTGTA acagggttaataaaaaatacaacagTATATTGGAATTTGACCTATCCTCAAGATAAATATTCTGTAGGAACTTATAAAGTTGAAGTATTagttcaaaaatatttattgttttattggcAAAATTTAACCAGTGGTCGTACGAGTTTCGATGTAActc caCTTCTTAATggtaatataacaatatcacaatcaaataaaaCATTGAATGATAAATTTGTTTCAACTGCACATGAAACACAATTTGGTATTGATATACGTAAAGGAGATTATGATTTTATAACAGAAAAAGCAACATCTATATCAATTTATTGGTTCATTGATTGCCGATATTATGGACAAACtaatgatttaaatttttcttataattttacaaattctaATACATCCTCTATTATATCAGCATTGGTAATTGCATCGTATGAACCAATAGAATCATCCACTACAACCACAGTTGCTACTGTATTACCATCGAACACTACTTCAAATACTTCTTTAATAAATACCAATGGAAGTACTGTCCTATCAACCACTACTATATCGCCTACAActgtattacatataaatacaacgATAGCAACATCCATGACAATTATGCCTGCGTTTAATTCAACCATAATAAATActggaaatatttcatttccatATATTTGCCAAAATACAACTGCTATAGCTCCAGATCCAAATAAAACATATGGTTATTtcacaaaagaaatttttgttcGAG CACCTATAACAAATATCACAATCAAGGGTACGGATTGGATTCAGCCTTGGGACATGTTATCTCTTAATGCAACTTGTAATGGTTCAGGAccattttataaatgtttggAATTTCATCAAGGCAAATATAATGTAACTGGTAATGAAACATGCGAATATATAGATCATTTACCATCatgtaatttttctattgttcgttatttctttgaaCCTACCGAATATACAATTTTGGTTATAATAAGCAATGATGTCAGCAAACAAATTTATCCTAAAACCATAACTGTTTACAaag taACACCAAAGCCACAATTATCTGTTATCGTCGTTCCTGTTTCTTGTACCCTCGTAGCTGTTGTTTTAATAGTATTTGGCGTGGCATATTACATCCAAAGTAGATCAAGATTCACTGTTGAAGTTGCAGACTTTGACTTTGGCCAAAATAATCCTGAGATGGAGTATAAAACGTTTACAGAACGATTACGGGATTCATTTAACAATGCTGTAAGACCAGAAAGCAAACATATAAGTGTACGAGCGCCTCATTATGGCAGCATGAACtacagaaaaatataa